ACAGAATGGCGCAAATGGAAGAACCCGATATCAACACGCTGACCCTCAAAGTGGGCCAGTTGATCGAGCTGTGCGATAGGCTCCAGGCACAGAACCAGCATCTGCATGTCCAGGAAAAAGCTTGGCGTGAAGAACGATTGCAGTTAATTGAAAAGAACGATTTGGCCCGTCAGAAGGTCGAAGCCATGATATCGCGTCTCAAATCCCTGGAGCATGATTCATGAGCACCGCCCTGACTGTCACTTTGCACATCCTTGACAAGGAATATCGCGTCAGCTGCCCGCCGGAAGAGCGCAGCAATCTGGAACAGGCTGCGCGCCATCTGGATACCACCATGCGCGACATCCGCAACAGCGGGAAAGTGATTGGCATCGAGCGCATCGCAGTCATGGCCGCGTTGAATATTAGCCACGACATGCTTACCGGTACGCGCCAGCAGGACAGCACGCTGGACAGCCAGCAAAAGCACATCAATGACCTGGTTAGCCGCCTTGATCAGGCCCTGGCCCGCCATCAGCCCTGAGCAGTCAGACCCAATCGGTCATGAAAGTGCGGGGAGAAACCTGTATAGTGGCTTCTGTCCCTGGGGTGTTTGCCAGTCGGTGATGTCCCTGAGCCGATACTCCTGTAGAAGGAGGCCACGCGTTG
This genomic stretch from Halopseudomonas pelagia harbors:
- a CDS encoding TIGR02449 family protein, yielding MEEPDINTLTLKVGQLIELCDRLQAQNQHLHVQEKAWREERLQLIEKNDLARQKVEAMISRLKSLEHDS
- a CDS encoding cell division protein ZapA; the protein is MSTALTVTLHILDKEYRVSCPPEERSNLEQAARHLDTTMRDIRNSGKVIGIERIAVMAALNISHDMLTGTRQQDSTLDSQQKHINDLVSRLDQALARHQP